The segment TTCGGCCCGCTCGCGTCGGCGGTGATGAAGGGCAGGTTGATCTCCGACTGCTGGGAGCTGGACAGCTCGCACTTGGCTTTTTCCGCGGCCTCCTTCAGCCGCTGCAGGGCCATCGGATCCTTCGAGAGATCAATCCCCTGCTCCTTCTTGAACAAATCCACCATCCAGTTGATCACCCGCTGGTCGAAATCGTCGCCGCCCAGGTGGGTGTCGCCGTTCGTCGCCTTCACCTCGAAGACGCCCTCGCCGATCTCCAGCACCGAGATGTCGAACGTGCCGCCGCCCAGGTCGTAGACCGCGATCTTCTCGTCCTTCTTCTTGTCCAGCCCGTAGGCCAGGGACGCGGCGGTGGGTTCGTTGATGATCCGCAGCACTTCCAGGCCCGCGATGCGGCCGGCGTCCTTCGTCGCCTGCCGCTGGCTGTCGTTGAAGTACGCCGGGACCGTGATGACCGCCTGGGTGATCTTCTCGCCCAGGTAGGCCTCGGCGTCCAACTTCATCTTCTGGAGGATCATCGACGAGATTTCCGGCGGCGAGTAGGTCTTGTCGCCGATCTTCACGTGGGCGTCGCCGTTCGACGCGCGGACAACCTCGTAGGGGACCAGCGAGATTTCATGGGCGACTTCTTCGTACTTCCGGCCCATGAAGCGCTTGATGGAAAAAACCGTGTGTTTCGGGTTGGTCACGGCCTGCCTCTTCGCCGCCGCGCCGACCAGCCGCTCGCCGCTCTTCGTGAACGCCACCACCGAAGGCGTCGTCCGGCCGCCTTCCGCGTTCGGAACCACCACCGGCTGGCCGCCTTCCATGATGGCCATGCACGAGTTCGTTGTGCCCAGATCAATGCCTAGAACTTTTGCCATGTTTTGCCTCTGCTTTCTTTCAAATTGAATTTTCGCACCCGTCAATGAGCATCCGCCGTGCCACACGAATATGAAAAACCATGCGCATTAGTCATATTTTATTTAATAGCAATAAATAATGACAATTTAATGCATTCCATCAAGTTATCATGCCAATAGCATGGATTGAGACGATTTGTCCCTATGCATGGTTGGGGGCGCCCTTTTGGCGCAGGGCTTGGTGAGCCTTCGGGCCCGATCTCATTCGCGAGTAGCTTGGACAAACAAGGCGGCCGATCCTTTTTTAAGATTGCTTTTTCGGCGACGAGTTGGCGTTCTAAAAATATAGGCGGCGGGTTCACAGAAAACAGCTTTGGGAGGCCGGCCATGAAGGACGCTATCATTCGAAGTGTCAGGACGCTGGTCCTGCTGCTCGCGGCGGGCGGATGCGCGACGGCACCGAAGTTCAGCCGGACGGGCGCGCAGCCGGCGGACGTGGTGATCGCGAACGCGCGGATCTTCACGAGCAACACCAACCAGTTGTACGCGGACTCGCTGGCGATCCGGGGCGAGCGCATCGCCTACGTCGGCTCGCGCGAGGGCGTCGCGGATTTCGTGGGGCCGAACACCGAGGTGATCGACGGGCGCGGACGGCTGGTGACACCGGGCTTCGTGGATAACCACTGCCACGCCCTGTGGATCGGCGGCATGACATACCTCCAGCCGTGGGAATTGTTCACGCTGGCGACCCAGGACGACATCCTGGCCTGGATCAAGGCGCGCGCGGAGAACTATCCCGACCTGCCGCTGATCGGCGGGATTGGCTGGCGGATGGACCAACTCCCGGACGGCCCACGGCGAGAGATCCTCGACGCCGTCGTGTCGGACCGCCCGGTGATGCTGATGGCCTACAGCGGCCAGGGCGGCTGGCTGAACAGCAAGGCGATCGAGCTGATGGAGGCGCGCAACCCGGAGGCCTTCGAGCGGCTCTCCCCCGTGCGCGACCCGGAGACGGGCCGCTGCACCGGCGAATGCCTGCATTATCACGTGGTCAACTACCTGGATTACTGGACCTGGGACGAACTGGGGCCGACGGTCGAGCAGGGCGTCATGGACGCCATGACGAAAACCCTGAACGAGGCGCTGTCCTACGGCGTGACGACGGTGCACGACATCCAGATCTACCCCCAGTTCATCCCCACGATCCTCAAGTTCCGCGACCGGGGCGGGCTGGACAACGTCCGGGCGCGCTGCGCGTACTTCATCGGGCACGAGCGGCTGGCGGACGAGGCGCAGTTGAAGAAGGACCTGCGGGACTGGAAAAAGCTGCGCGAGACGGAATCCGGTCCGCACCTGGTGCTGGGCGAGTCGCTGAAGTTCTACATTGACGGCACGGGGGACAACCGGACGGCCTTCCTGCTGGAGCCGTACTCGGACGATCCCTCGACCCGCGGCCGGCCGGACTGGACGGAGGAGGAGTTCAACCGGGTGATCGAGATCGCGGACAAGCTGGGCCTGCAATGCTGCACCCACGCGTGCGGCGACGCGGGCGCGCGCCGGGTGATCGACGCCTACGAGCGCGCGTTGAAGACCAACGGCATGCGGGACGCGCGGCACAGCATCGAGCACTGCGAAATGCCGCCGGCGGAGGATTGGCCCCGGATGGCGCGGCTGGACATCGGCGCCTCGATGCAGCCGCAGCACTTCTTCGCCGACGCAATGGTTGAGAACGGGCTGGGCTTCGAGCGAGTCTCGCGGCGGATGCCGTGGCGATCGCTGGACGAGGCCGGCGTGCGGGTGTCGTTCGGCACCGACTGGGCGGCCGGCCCGTTCAACCCGGCCTACGGCCTGCTCATCGCCGCCCTGCGGATGAATTACAAGGGGGATAACTCCTGGGGACCGCGCGAGGCCGTGTCCATCGAGGACGGCATCCGGTTCTGGACGCTGGGTTCGGCCCGGAACTTGTTCATGGAAGACGAGATCGGCTCGCTCGAGGTCGGGAAGTACGCCGACCTAGTGATCTTCAACACGAACCTGCGCAAGATGCCCACGCTGTGGTTCCTGCTGACCCACGAGGTCGGGCTGGGCACGCTGGACCGGTTCGTGGACGTGACGATGGTCGGCGGGCGGAAGGTGTACGAGAAGGGCCGCCCCGGCCGCGAGCGGGGCTCGCTGGCGCTGACCCCCGGCCGGCGGGCGGAGAACCGCGAGGAGATCAGCGCCCGCTCGGGCACCTTTTAACCCGGCCATGCAGCCTTTCACAAGGAACATCCCATGTCCAAGCAGTGGAAGCGTTCTTGTTGGTTCGTCGGTTTAGTCGGGGTAATGGGTTACGCCGTGATGGCCGAAGCGGAAGGGCCGCGCGCCCCCGGCGAGGAAATTGCCGGTTTGTCGTTTATCACCACCGGTCGGGTCCGGTTTGAAGACCCGGACGATCCCGCCCTATCGGGTCGCGTGAGCGTTCAAGAAACCGGGCTCATGGCTCCGCTGGCGAGTCTGCCGCTGGGCGAAGCATCCCTCGCGGGTGGCGGCTGGGCTGGGTGGACGCGGCTCGATTTCAGCGGGCACCCGGACCTCGACACGGAGGACCTCTACGGGCTGGCCCTCTTCCTGGCGGCCGCCCGGCCTTCCGAATCCGGCTGGGGCTGGAGCGCACTGGTTATGCCCGGCTTCTTCACCGACCTCCGCGAGGGCCGCACCGGCGAGGGGAAACTCCTCCTTCACGCCGCGGGGGAATACCCGTTCACCCCGAGGCTCCAACTCACCTTGGGCGCGGCCTATGACACCGCGTTTGGCGAGCCACAGGTCTACCCCGTCGGCGGCCTCATCTGGCAGCCTTTAGAGGCCGTGACGCTCCGGCTCGTGCTGCCCGCGCCGTCCGCCTGCTGGGCACCCACTGCGAACCTCGGACTCTTCGCGCTCGTGCAGCCGGCGGGCGACCGCTGGGCCGTCGACGATGACGAGGCCGGCGAGCAGGTCTTCCTGATCGAGAGCTGGCGCGCGGGGCTGGGCGCCGAACACCGCCTGTTCAGCGATCTCTGGCTGCGCGTCGCGGGCGGCCTGGACTTCGAGCGCCGCTACGAAGCGCACAGTGGAGACCGCACCCTGCTCGACGAGGCCGTGGACGACACCTGGTACGCCTCCATCGCGTTGGTCGTTTACTGACCGAACCGCGCCGGCCCCCTTGCGGGCGGGGTGTTCAACAGGCAAGAGAGCCTGGCCGCCGGGTATCGGGCCGAATCCGGCATGGCACATCCCTCATGCCGAATCACCCGCAGCCCCCCGGCCGGCCTCTGCATCAGCCGGGCAGAGAGAAACCTCCTCATGGGGTCTGACCCCCTTCAGCCTCTATTCGATTGTCACTTCCATATGCGTTCCGTTCCCTGGCCTCCTTTCTATCGCGTTTCATTATAAGAAAGGAATGCGCACCGGAATATTCCGTAAAAAAATAAAAAACTTGAGAGATCCCTCGACTGCTTCGACGAAGGAAGAGGAGACAGGGACAGAGATAGTACAAGACCCCGGAGGCCTTGCGCCGCAGGTGAATCATTTCGGCGACGCGCTCCGCCCATCTTTCTGCCACCGGCGCTTTACCACGCCGGCGGCAGAAGGATGCCGAGGGAGACGGGCGCCGGCTCTCAGCCGCCAAACTGATTCACCCGCCAGACAAGCTGGCGGGGGGGGGCGAGGAAGCAGACAAAAAAAGCCAAGAATAATACCCCTCAACTACGGCTCGGGGGTGGCAGGTGATTTCAGTTGCCCCCCCGCCCAGCGGACCTGGCGGGCCATGCCGATGAGGATGCGGATGTCCTTCACGGTCAGGGTGCCGCGGGAGAGGATGCGGCGGATCCCCATCATCATGTGGTCGGCCTTGTCGCCCTTCATGAAGCCGACGGAGAGGAGCGCCTCGCGCCACATGGAGAACATTTGCTCGCGCATCGCGCCGCTGGCCTCGGGCGAGAACTCGCCGGGCAGCTCGAAAGTGCCCGACGCCAGGAACAGCTCGTAGCAGCAGATCAGGACGGCCTGGGCCAGGTTGAGCGAGGGGTACTCGGGCGAGGACGGGATACGGATGATCTGGGTGCAGCAGGCAAGATCCTCGTTGGACAGGCCGTCGGTTTCCGTGCCGAACACGAGGGCCACCTTGGATTTTTTTGCGGCCTGGATCAAATGCGGCGCCCATTCGCGCGGCGATTTGGCGTGGGAGCGGTAGAGGCCCGGGCGGGCGGTGGAGCCGGCGACGAGGCCGCAGTCCGCGACGGCCTCGGCCAGCGTGGGATATTCCTGGCGGTTCGCAAGGATGTCGTCGGCATGAAGGGCCATTTTGCGCGATTCCAGGTCGTCCAGAGGCCCGCGCGGCGCGGCGATGGCGAGGTGCTGCAGCCCCATGTTCTTCATCGCGCGGCAGACGGAGCCCACGTTCCCGCCGTAGATCGGGCTGACGAGGACCACGCGTATGTTGTCCAAGGACATGGCCCGGCAGGATAACCCAACACCGGATTCAAAACAATGCCGCCCGTTTTAACCACGGATTTCAGGATGGGAAGAAGAGGATATCCGTGCAATTCGCGTTATCCGTGGTAAAAAACGATCATCGATGATGCTGATCTTCAGGGTGGTTTTGCTGGCGATTTCGGCGGTTCTCTGGGCCGCGATCTGCGTGCGCCTCCGCTACCTCGAAACGCGGTTCCCGCCACTGGACTCGACGACGCCGCAGCCATCCCCGCCCGGCGGCTGGCCGGCGGTGTCGGTCGTGATCCCGGCGCGGAACGAGGAACGCGATATCAGCGCGACGCTGCAGGCGCTCGGGCGGCTGGACTACCCGGACTTCGAGATCATCCTGGTGGACGATCAGTCCACGGACGGCACGGCCCGGGCCGCCGAGGCGGCGGTCCGGGTGTTGGCAGCATTCCGCCTGCTCCGCGGGGCCGACCGGCCGGACGCCGGCTGGGCGGGCAAGAACTGGGCGCTCGTCCAGGGCGCGGCGGCGGCGCGGCACGACTGGCTGCTTTTCCTCGACGCCGACGTGGTGTTGCATCCGGCCGCGTTGAAGCAGGCGATGGCCGCCGCGCAGGCCGGCCGGGCGGACGCGTTAAGCGTGCTGCCGGCGATCGAGTGCCGGACGATCTGGGAGAAAACCATCATGCCGCTCTTCGCGCTGTTGAGCGCGCTGATCGAGCCGATGGACCGAGCCAACCGGCCGGGCAGCGCCGGCTCGCGCCTCTCCGGGGCGTTCATCCTCACGCGCCGCGCCGCTTACGAAGCCGCCGGCGGGCACCGCGCCGTCGCCGGACAGATCATCGAGGACATGGCGCTGGCGCGGAACCTCAAGCGCGGAGGGTTCGCCCTACGGCTTTTCTGGACCCACGACCTGCTGGCGACGCGGATGTACGACACGTTCCGCGACCTGTGGGCGGGCCTGGTCCGGTTGAGCTACCCGATGATGGAGTACCGGCCGGAGCGACTGCTGCTCGCGTGGGCGGCCGCGCTGGTCGGCGCGTGGCTCCCGTGGCTGGCGCTGGCCGGGGGCGGGCCGTCGGCCGCGGCCGGCCTGCTGCTCATCGCGATCATGCCGATCGCGCTTCGGAAAATCCTTCAAATCCTGCGCATCCCGTGGACCTGCGGGCTGCTGCTCCCGCCGGCCGCGCTGGTCTACTGCCTCGCCGCCACGTGGTCCGCCGCGAGGCACCATGCGGGCCGCGGGATCGCGTGGAAGCAGCGGCGATATGGGCAGTCCCCATAGCGGCTGCCCCGCAGGTTCCGGCGACGGAGCGCCGGAACTACAGGGGGCCGGCGTCCCTGCTCCGGAATTCGCTCGACGCGGGGCGATGCGTCGGTTATCACGTGCGGCTTAAGAAGCGAGGCGTTTATGGACGAATTACTCACGATTTTGAAGAACAACGCGCTGGAGAAGCCGGAGACCATCGCGCGGATGCTGAACCTTTCCGTGGACGTGGTGAAGGCGCGGATCGCCGAGTACGAGAAGCAGGGCATCATCCGCGGCTACCAGGCGATCCTGAACGTGGACCAGCTCGATGTCGCCCAGTGCACGGCCGTGATCGAGGTCAAGGTCACGCCGGAGCGCGAGGGCGGGTTCGACCGCATCGCCTCCCGGATCAGCCGCTACCCCGAGGTGCAGTCCGTCTACCTGATGTCCGGGGCGTACGACCTGCTGCTCTTCGTGGCCGGGAAGGACCTCAAGGAAGTCGCCTTCTTCGTCAGCGAGAAGCTGGCGACGCTGGACGGGGTGGTGTCCACCGCGACCCATTTCATGCTCAAGACCTACAAGCACCACGGGGTGCTCATGGAGACCCAGGATGCCGACGAACGACTCCAAGTCTCCCCCTAGTTTCATCGCCGGGCACATCGTGGACATGCCCCGCTCGGGCATCCGCGACTTCTTCGACATCGTCAGCACGATGAAGGACATCATCAGCCTGGGCATCGGCGAGCCGGACTTCGACACGCCCTGGCACGTGCGCGAGTACACCGTGTTCGCCCTCGAGCGCGGCGCGACGCACTACACGTCCAACATGGGCCTGCTCGAGCTGCGCCGGGCCATCTCGAAGTACGTCGAGAAGGCCTTCCGCGCGTCGTACAACCCGGAGACCGAGATCCTGATCACCGTCGGCGTCAGCGAGGCCCTCGACCTCGCCCTGCGCGCCACGCTGAACCCGGGCGACGAGGTGCTCTACCACGAGCCGTGCTACGTCTCGTACCGGTCGGACGTGATCCTGGCGCACGGGACCCCGGTCACGGTCGAGGCGAAGCGCGACAACCAGTTCCGGCTGACCCGCGCGATGCTGGAGGCGAAGGCCACGCCGCGGACGAAGGTCCTGCTGCTCAACTTCCCGAACAACCCGACGGGCGCGATCCTCCGGAAGGAGGACCTCGTCGAGATCGCCGCGTTCGCGCGCGAGCGCAACCTGCTGGTGATCACGGACGAGATCTACGCCGAGCTGACGTACGACGGCGAGCACACGAGCATCGCCTCGCTGCCGGGGATGAAGGAGCGGACAATCTTCCTGCACGGGTTCTCCAAGGCCTGGGCCATGACGGGGTTCCGGCTGGGCTACGCCTGCGCGCCGCCGGAGCTGACCGAGGCCATGATGAAGGTGCACCAGTACACGATGCTGTGCGCGCCGACCATGAGCCAGAAGGCCGCCGTAGAAGCCCTCACCAAGCCGCAGACGGCCGTCCAGGAGATGACCGCCGAATACCGGCGGCGACGAAACTACCTGGTCAAGAGCTTCGAGGAGATGGGCCTGCCGTGCACGACGCCCGCGGGCGCGTTCTACGCCTTCCCGTACATCGGGCACCTGGGCATCTCGTCGAAAGACTTCGCCCTGAAGTTCCTCGACCGCGAGAAGGTCGCCGTCGTCCCCGGCACCGCGTTCGGCGCGTGCGGCGAGGGCCACGTGCGCTGCGCGTACGCGACCTCCATGGAGAACATCCAGGAGGCCATGCGGCGCATGGCCCGGTTCGTGAAGGGGCTGTAGTGGCTTCGCTTGCGAAGCCGGCAGGGAAGCCTGTTCTCCGGGCGCCGGCAAGCGGCTAGCCGGCCCAGCCGATGAACGTCGGCCTTCCTCCGGCGTCTCGGATCTCCGCCCTCCAGGCGGCTCACCCCTCCGCGGGCGGCTCGCCGCTCATTTTTTCGTCGGCGGCGGCCGCCTGGAGCAGGCCGACGATGCGGTCGAGGGAGTTCTGGATGACCTCCACCTCGCCGCCGATCTGCTGGAAGCGGGCCATGTTCTCCGTGCGAAGATGCTCGAGGTAGCGGCGGCGCTCGCGGATTTCCTCCAGGCTGTCGACCAACCGCTCGATCTTGGCGTGCGCGGCGGCCAGGGCCTCGGCCGAGACGGTCATCGGCGGGGGCGGGACCTCCTCCAGGGTATCGCCGGGCGCCGGGGCCGGGACCTGGACCTCGCGGCCACAGTCCGGGCAGGTGACCATCAAGCCCGCGCCTCGCAGGTCTATGGCCAGGCTCTTATTACAGAAGGGACAGTCGAAAATGATATCCGTGGCGGCGGCCAACTTGGAGTCATGAGGCGTTTCTGTCACAGGTACCTCCCGTCCATTCTCTGTTGATTTCACTATGCCACCGCCCCCCCGGCGAGGCAAGCCGCCTTTTGCGGCACGGGACGCGGAAATTATGGGGATTGACACTCGCCCCCCCCTTCCGCTAGGTTCTGCGGCCTGTTTGCGGAAAAATAGGGGCAGATTCATGAAAACTACGTTGGTCAGGGAATCGGAGGTCGTCCGCGCGTGGCACGTGGTGGACGCCGCCGGTCAGCCGGCCGGGCGCTTGGCGGTCAAGATCGCCAATATTCTGCGCGGCCGGAACAAGCGCAATTACACCCCGCACGCCGACATGGGCGATTTCGTGGTCGTCATCAACGCGGCGCAAGTCAAGTTGACGGGCTCGAAGGAAGAGCAGAAGATCTACAAAGATTATTCCGGCTACCCGAGCGGCCTGAAACTGCAGAAGGCCAGCGTCATCCGCGTCCGCCAACCCACCCGCATCGTGGCGCAGGCGGTCAAGGGCATGCTGCCGAAGAACCATTTGAGCCGGAAGCTCATCAAGAGGCTGAAGGTGTACGCCGGCGCGGAGCATCCGCACGCGGCACAGGGCGCGAAGGCCCTGGCGGTCTGACATAGGACGGGGGAACGAACGTGGCACACAAAGTAGTGGAATATTCGGCGACGGGGCGGCGCAAGACTTCCGTGGCGCGCGTGCGCATCGCGCACGGCGTGGGGAAGACCACCGTCAACGGCAGGGACTTCAAGGATTACTTCCCCGTGGAGGCGGTCCGGCAGTTCATCGAGCAGCCCTTCGAGGCGGCCGACATGACGAAGCGATTCGACGTGATGGCCAATGTGACCGGCGGCGGCATCATGGGCCAGGCCGGCGCGCTGCGGCACGGGATCGCCCGCGCCCTCCTGCTGGCCGACGTGAACCTGCGCGAGAAGCTCAAGGGCGGCGGGTTCCTGACCCGCGACCCGCGCATGAAGGAGCGCAAGAAGTACGGCCAGCCCGGCGCCCGCAAGCGCTTCCAGTTCTCGAAGCGATAATTCACCGCCTGTTTTCCCGCGGCCCGGATCCGGCGATCCGGGCCGTTTTTTTCTTCCGGCTCGCCCTCCAGTGCCTGACACCCGAGATGGAGGGCGAGCGTCCCCGCGAGTCGTGTTCGGTTGTTTTATGCCGCCCATGTTCTATACTGGCCCGGCCATGCCGATTTTTGAATACGAGTGCGGAAAATGCCGGCGAGTCTCCAGCTTCCTCGTCCGGAATCCTGCCGGCCACCAGCCGCCGGCCTGCCCGCGCTGCGGCCACCCGGACACGACGCGCGTGTTCTCCCGCTTCGCCTCCGTGAAATCCGGCCGCGCCGGCCCGGCCGGAGGCGACGGGCCGGACCTGGCCACGCTGGATGGGCTGGACGAAAACGACCCCCGCTCGCTCGGCCGCGCCATGCGGAAGATGGCCGAGGAGACCGGCGAGCCGATACCGCCGGAAATGGATAACATGATGCGGCGGCTCGAGGCCGGCGAGGACCCGGAAAAACTCGGCGCGGAAATGGAAGGCCTGGAGGGCGGCGGCCCGGCCGGCGACGACACCCTGTATGAAGGATAATCAAACCATGCTCACTCCCGGCTCCTCCTTCCGCGGCTTCACGGTGACCCGATGCTCCCCGCTCGCTCCGCCCCTCGACACAGCGGTCGAACTGCGGCACGAGGCGTCCGGCGCCCGCGTCCTGCACGTCGTCAACGACGACCCCGAGAATCTCTTCTGCGTCGCCTTCCCGACGCCGCCGGCCGACGACACGGGGCTGCCGCATATCCTCGAGCACTCCGTCCTCGGCGGCTCGAAAAAATACCCCGTCCGCGACCCGTTCTTCGAGCTGGTCAAGATCAGCATGGCGACGTTCATCAACGCGATGACCTTCTGGGACCGCACGGTCTACCCCGTCGCCAGCAACGTGAAGCAGGACCTCTTCAACCTCGCGGACGTGTACTTCGACGCGGTGTTCCACCCGCTGCTGTCCGAAAACATCTTCAAGCGCGAGGGCCACCATCTCGCCCCCGACGGCGCGGGCGGGCTCACGGTCAGCGGCATCGTCTACAACGAGATGAAGGGCGTCTACTCGAACCCCGAGTGGGCCATGGAGATGATCGCGCTCCGGAGCCTGCTGCCGGACACGATCTACGGGCGCGAATCCGGCGGCGACCCGCGCGCCATCCCCGACCTGACCTTCGAGCAGTTCCGCGCCTTCCACGAGACCTTCTACCATCCGGCCCGCGGCCTGTTTGTCTGCTACGGCCACATCCCGACGGAGGACTACCTGGCGTTTCTTGCCGAGCGGCTCGCCGGCTATTCCGCGCGCGACGCCGCGCCCCTCCCCGCGCGCCAGCCGCGATGGAGCCATCCGCACGCGGCAGCCGAAACATACGCCATCGGGCACGACGAGCCCGCGTCGGGCCGCACGTACTTCCGGCTGGACTGGCTCGCCGGCGACGCCGCCGACGCGCGCGACACGGCCGCGCTCTACCTGCTCTCGCTGCTCCTCTTCGGGCACGAGGCCGCGCCCCTCAAGAAGGCGCTCGTGGACTCGAAGCTCGGCGAGGACGTCATCTCGTGCGGCGCGGAGCCGGCCGGGCTGGAGCTGACCTTCCGCGTCGGGCTCAAGGGCTCCGAGCCCGACCGGGCCGCCGCCTTCGAACGGCTCGTGCTCGACACGCTGCGCGGGCTGGCGGAGCAACCGTTCACGCCGGAGGCCGTGGACGCCGCGTTCCACCAGGCCGGCTACGAGTACCAGGAGATCCAGTCCGGCTACCCGCTGCACGTGCTCTTCCGCGTGCTCCAGTCGTGGACCTACTCCGACGAGCCGCTGCGCTTCCTGTCCATGCGCGACACGCTCGCGGCCGTGCGCGCGGAAGCGGCGGCCGATCCGCTGTTCTTCAGCCGCCTGATCCGCGAGAGGCTGCTGGATAATCCGCACCGGCTGCAACTCGCGCTGCGGCCGGACCGCGGGCACCAGGCGCGGCTGGACGCGGAATTCGCGGAGCGCATGAAGACGGTCCGCGCCGGGCTCGACGACGCGGCGATGCAGCGCGTCGCGAGGGAGGCCGAGGAACTGGACCGCGAATCCGGCACGCCCAACCCGCCCGAGGCGCTGGCCCTCCTGCCGCAACTCCGGCTTCAGGACCTGCCCGGGACGCCGGCCGAAATCCCGTCGAGGTTGGAGCGCGTTGGTCCCGGCATGCCCCTGCTGGTCAACGACGTGCCGTCCAACGGCGTGGCGTACCTGCACCTCGACTTCAACCTCGACGGCCTGCCGGCGGAGGGGTGGCCGTACGTTTCGCGGTTCACGGACGCGTTCACCAGGCTGGGCGCCGCGGGCATGGGCTACGAGGACGTCGCCCGGAGGCAGGCGGCGCGCCTTGGCGGCCTGCGCGCCTGGCCGTGGTTCCAGACCCGCGCCGACGACCCGGCGGCGCACATGGCGCGGCTGCGCATTGAGATCAAGACGCTGGACGATCGCATCGAGCCCGCGCTGGAGCTGCTCGGCCAACTGCTCTTCGGGCTCGACCCGAACGATCTGGCTCGGCTGCAGGATGTCGTCATCCAGGCGCGGACCTGGGAACGTACAGAGAAAATCCAGGGAGGAACGACCACGCCCCTGTTGCATGCCGGCCGGGGATTCAGCCTGTCCGGGCACCTGCGGGAGATATGCGAGGGGCTGCCGCAACTGTTTCTGCTCGAGGACCTGGGCGACCATTTCGAGCAGAGGGGGGCTGAACTTGCGGGAACCCTGCAGGCCGTGCGCGACTTCCTGCTCGATCCCCGCCGCCTGGCCGCCAGTTTCACCGGGCCGGCGCGGGCCCAGGCCGCGGTGTCGGCCGCCCTGAAAGACTGGGGAGCGAAAATGAAGGACGCGGACGCGGGCTCCGCGCCCGCCGCCTTCCCGGCCTTCACGGGGCCGGTGCTCGAAGGTCTCGCGGCCCCCCTCCAGATCGCGCACAAC is part of the Kiritimatiellia bacterium genome and harbors:
- a CDS encoding aminotransferase class I/II-fold pyridoxal phosphate-dependent enzyme — encoded protein: MPTNDSKSPPSFIAGHIVDMPRSGIRDFFDIVSTMKDIISLGIGEPDFDTPWHVREYTVFALERGATHYTSNMGLLELRRAISKYVEKAFRASYNPETEILITVGVSEALDLALRATLNPGDEVLYHEPCYVSYRSDVILAHGTPVTVEAKRDNQFRLTRAMLEAKATPRTKVLLLNFPNNPTGAILRKEDLVEIAAFARERNLLVITDEIYAELTYDGEHTSIASLPGMKERTIFLHGFSKAWAMTGFRLGYACAPPELTEAMMKVHQYTMLCAPTMSQKAAVEALTKPQTAVQEMTAEYRRRRNYLVKSFEEMGLPCTTPAGAFYAFPYIGHLGISSKDFALKFLDREKVAVVPGTAFGACGEGHVRCAYATSMENIQEAMRRMARFVKGL
- a CDS encoding RNA methyltransferase; the encoded protein is MSLDNIRVVLVSPIYGGNVGSVCRAMKNMGLQHLAIAAPRGPLDDLESRKMALHADDILANRQEYPTLAEAVADCGLVAGSTARPGLYRSHAKSPREWAPHLIQAAKKSKVALVFGTETDGLSNEDLACCTQIIRIPSSPEYPSLNLAQAVLICCYELFLASGTFELPGEFSPEASGAMREQMFSMWREALLSVGFMKGDKADHMMMGIRRILSRGTLTVKDIRILIGMARQVRWAGGQLKSPATPEP
- the rplM gene encoding 50S ribosomal protein L13, producing the protein MKTTLVRESEVVRAWHVVDAAGQPAGRLAVKIANILRGRNKRNYTPHADMGDFVVVINAAQVKLTGSKEEQKIYKDYSGYPSGLKLQKASVIRVRQPTRIVAQAVKGMLPKNHLSRKLIKRLKVYAGAEHPHAAQGAKALAV
- a CDS encoding Lrp/AsnC family transcriptional regulator, giving the protein MDELLTILKNNALEKPETIARMLNLSVDVVKARIAEYEKQGIIRGYQAILNVDQLDVAQCTAVIEVKVTPEREGGFDRIASRISRYPEVQSVYLMSGAYDLLLFVAGKDLKEVAFFVSEKLATLDGVVSTATHFMLKTYKHHGVLMETQDADERLQVSP
- a CDS encoding glycosyltransferase, with amino-acid sequence MMLIFRVVLLAISAVLWAAICVRLRYLETRFPPLDSTTPQPSPPGGWPAVSVVIPARNEERDISATLQALGRLDYPDFEIILVDDQSTDGTARAAEAAVRVLAAFRLLRGADRPDAGWAGKNWALVQGAAAARHDWLLFLDADVVLHPAALKQAMAAAQAGRADALSVLPAIECRTIWEKTIMPLFALLSALIEPMDRANRPGSAGSRLSGAFILTRRAAYEAAGGHRAVAGQIIEDMALARNLKRGGFALRLFWTHDLLATRMYDTFRDLWAGLVRLSYPMMEYRPERLLLAWAAALVGAWLPWLALAGGGPSAAAGLLLIAIMPIALRKILQILRIPWTCGLLLPPAALVYCLAATWSAARHHAGRGIAWKQRRYGQSP
- the rpsI gene encoding 30S ribosomal protein S9, which produces MAHKVVEYSATGRRKTSVARVRIAHGVGKTTVNGRDFKDYFPVEAVRQFIEQPFEAADMTKRFDVMANVTGGGIMGQAGALRHGIARALLLADVNLREKLKGGGFLTRDPRMKERKKYGQPGARKRFQFSKR
- a CDS encoding amidohydrolase; translation: MKDAIIRSVRTLVLLLAAGGCATAPKFSRTGAQPADVVIANARIFTSNTNQLYADSLAIRGERIAYVGSREGVADFVGPNTEVIDGRGRLVTPGFVDNHCHALWIGGMTYLQPWELFTLATQDDILAWIKARAENYPDLPLIGGIGWRMDQLPDGPRREILDAVVSDRPVMLMAYSGQGGWLNSKAIELMEARNPEAFERLSPVRDPETGRCTGECLHYHVVNYLDYWTWDELGPTVEQGVMDAMTKTLNEALSYGVTTVHDIQIYPQFIPTILKFRDRGGLDNVRARCAYFIGHERLADEAQLKKDLRDWKKLRETESGPHLVLGESLKFYIDGTGDNRTAFLLEPYSDDPSTRGRPDWTEEEFNRVIEIADKLGLQCCTHACGDAGARRVIDAYERALKTNGMRDARHSIEHCEMPPAEDWPRMARLDIGASMQPQHFFADAMVENGLGFERVSRRMPWRSLDEAGVRVSFGTDWAAGPFNPAYGLLIAALRMNYKGDNSWGPREAVSIEDGIRFWTLGSARNLFMEDEIGSLEVGKYADLVIFNTNLRKMPTLWFLLTHEVGLGTLDRFVDVTMVGGRKVYEKGRPGRERGSLALTPGRRAENREEISARSGTF
- a CDS encoding zinc ribbon domain-containing protein; amino-acid sequence: MPIFEYECGKCRRVSSFLVRNPAGHQPPACPRCGHPDTTRVFSRFASVKSGRAGPAGGDGPDLATLDGLDENDPRSLGRAMRKMAEETGEPIPPEMDNMMRRLEAGEDPEKLGAEMEGLEGGGPAGDDTLYEG